A stretch of the Malus sylvestris chromosome 10, drMalSylv7.2, whole genome shotgun sequence genome encodes the following:
- the LOC126586340 gene encoding ubiquitin domain-containing protein DSK2a-like yields MGGEGDSSEPKVGGEGEGGEQINIRCSNGSKFSVRASLDSTVGAFKEVLAQNCDTPADQQRLIYKGRILKDDQTLTSYGLQADHTVHMVRAFAAPASTPAPLAAKAATASPTTAPGVTRGVGSEGLQSPDLGASLLFGQGLNPLGGGGGGQGLFGAGLPEFEQVQQQLTQNPNMMRDIMNMPAIQSLMNNPDLMRGLIMNNPQMRDIIDRNPELAHILNDPGILRQTLEAARNPELMREMMRNTDRAMSNIESSPEGFNMLRRMYENVQEPFLNATTGNAGNDLGSNPFSALLGNQGGAQARDGSNNPSTTGSETAAGSAAPNANPLPNPWGIAGGGNQPNTTRTNPVGDGRAASIAGLGGLGLPGMEQMLGGMTDANAMNQLLQNPAISQMMQSMLSNPQYMNQILSLNPQLREMVDLNPQLREMMQNPELLRQLMNPETMQQMLALQQSLFSPNRQQPTQDPTLTGGATGAPNNAGLEMLMNMFGGLGAGGLAAANPNVPPEELYENQLRQLREMGFFDTQENIRALQATSGNVHAAVERLLGNPGV; encoded by the exons ATGGGTGGCGAGGGCGATTCGAGCGAGCCTAAAGTCGGTGgcgaaggagaaggaggagagcAGATTAACATTCGATGCTCGAATGGCTCCAAGTTTTCGGTGAGGGCGAGCCTGGACTCGACTGTTGGGGCATTCAAGGAAGTTTTGGCTCAGAATTGCGATACTCCAGCTGATCAGCAGAGGTTAATTTACAAAGGTCGTATTTTGAAGGACGACCAGACCCTCACTAGTTATG GTCTGCAGGCAGATCATACTGTTCACATGGTCCGTGCCTTTGCTGCACCTGCGTCAACCCCCGCTCCCCTTGCTGCTAAAGCTGCTACTGCTAGTCCTACCACTGCTCCAGGTGTTACACGCGGTGTTGGTAGTGAGGGGCTTCAGAGTCCTGACCTTGGGGCATCTTTGTTATTTGGGCAGGGTTTAAACCCACTTGGTGGCGGTGGTGGAGGACAGGGTTTATTTGGAGCTGGGCTTCCAGAATTTGAACAAGTGCAGCAACAACTGACTCAGAACCCAAACATGATGAGGGACATAATGAACATGCCTGCCATTCAGAGTTTGATGAATAACCCTGATTTGATGCGTGGCTTGATCATGAACAATCCGCAAATGCGTGATATCATAGACCGGAACCCAGAGCTTGCACATATACTTAATGATCCTGGCATTCTCCGGCAGACATTGGAAGCCGCAAGGAACCCTGAACTCATGCGTGAGATGATGCGAAACACTGACAGAGCAATGAGTAACATTGAATCTTCCCCTGAGGGATTCAACATGCTGAGGCGGATGTATGAAAACGTTCAGGAGCCATTTTTGAATGCTACAACCGGAAATGCTGGAAATGATTTGGGTTCAAATCCTTTTTCTGCTCTTTTGGGAAACCAGGGTGGGGCACAGGCCAGGGATGGGTCTAACAATCCTTCAACCACTGGTTCAGAAACAGCTGCTGGTTCTGCTGCTCCTAATGCAAATCCACTTCCTAACCCTTGGGGCATTGCTGGTG GAGGAAATCAGCCAAATACTACGAGGACAAATCCTGTTGGGGATGGAAGGGCCGCCAGTATTGCTGGCCTGGGAGGGCTTGGTCTCCCCGGAATGGAACAGATGCTTGGTGGCATGACAGATGCTAATGCAATGAATCAGCTTTTGCAGAATCCAGCCATATCAcagatgatgcaaagcatgctTTCCAATCCCCAGTACATGAATCAG aTTCTGAGCCTCAATCCACAACTACGCGAAATGGTTGATTTAAATCCTCAACTTAGGGAAATGATGCAAAATCCAGAGCTACTAAGGCAGTTAATGAACCCTGAAACAATGCAG CAAATGCTCGCGTTACAGCAGTCACTATTTTCTCCCAATCGACAACAACCAACTCA GGATCCAACTCTGACCGGTGGTGCTACAG GTGCCCCTAATAATGCCGGTTTGGAGATGCTGATGAACATGTTTGGAGGTCTTGGAGCCGGCGGCTTGGCCGCTGCAAACCCTAACG TACCACCGGAAGAACTGTATGAAAATCAGCTGAGGCAGCTACGAGAAATGGGTTTCTTCGATACCCAAGAGAATATCAGGGCATTGCAAGCCACTTCTGGGAATGTCCATGCTGCGGTAGAGCGACTTTTAGGGAATCCTGGGGTGTAA
- the LOC126585365 gene encoding zinc finger protein ZAT3-like, with amino-acid sequence MNNTPDLDFRFPISPPTHQDAVVPAAPATATAASSSSTCFTASDRTHQNPRKKRSKLIRLDNPTAPNKVSRPKYAKKPDPSAPKITKPCTECGKTFWSWKALFGHMRCHPERQWRGIEPPPNLRRPVSSNIPLSELGLAMGEEDHEAASSLLMLSSGITSGTSNEIIISTAATQSVSNTNLQGALEVFDGCNSNNSGRFECSSCKKVFGSHQALGGHRASHKNVKGCFAITRSDGEVDQDHHHHNGDGGGDDGDGDGDEDVMDENHMDLGSSLGHKCSVCGRVFSSGQALGGHMRCHWDKGDETQLGFGFELGLGFNLQHPCETSKGLFLGQNSGGGGGLDLNLPAAAAASASHTTEDDHQHYSSSGLTLDLRLGI; translated from the coding sequence ATGAACAACACTCCCGACCTTGATTTCCGATTCCCCATATCTCCACCAACCCACCAGGACGCCGTCGTTCCCGCGGCCcccgccaccgccaccgccgcttcttcttcttccacttgtTTCACTGCAAGCGATAGAACCCACCAAAATCCCAGGAAGAAACGCTCCAAGCTGATCAGGCTCGACAACCCGACTGCTCCGAACAAGGTTTCGAGGCCAAAGTATGCAAAAAAGCCCGACCCGTCTGCCCCGAAGATCACGAAACCCTGCACTGAGTGCGGCAAGACGTTCTGGTCATGGAAGGCTTTGTTCGGGCACATGCGGTGCCACCCTGAGCGCCAGTGGCGGGGCATTGAACCGCCGCCAAATCTGCGGCGGCCCGTCTCGTCCAACATACCGCTGAGCGAGTTGGGATTGGCAATGGGTGAAGAGGACCACGAGGCGGCCTCGAGTTTGCTAATGCTTTCCAGTGGGATTACTTCTGGGACAAGTAATGAGATCATCATTAGTACTGCCGCTACTCAGAGTGTGAGTAATACTAATCTCCAAGGTGCACTAGAGGTGTTTGATGGTTGTAATAGTAACAACAGTGGTAGGTTTGAGTGCTCGAGTTGTAAGAAAGTGTTTGGATCCCACCAGGCGTTGGGGGGCCACAGGGCAAGCCACAAGAATGTGAAGGGCTGTTTTGCAATTACGAGAAGCGATGGGGAGGTTGATCAGGATCATCATCACCATAAtggagatggtggtggtgatgatggtgatggtgatggtgatgaggATGTGATGGATGAGAATCACATGGACTTGGGATCATCATTAGGGCACAAGTGCAGTGTTTGCGGGAGGGTCTTTTCAAGTGGGCAGGCATTGGGAGGGCACATGAGGTGTCACTGGGACAAAGGGGATGAGACCCAATTAGGGTTCGGGTTTGAGCTAGGGTTGGGGTTCAACCTGCAGCATCCGTGTGAAACTTCAAAAGGATTATTCTTAGGTCAAAATTCTGGTGGTGGTGGGGGGTTGGACTTGAATTtgcctgctgctgctgctgcttctgctTCTCACACTACTGAAGATGATCATCAGCACTACTCTTCTTCTGGACTCACTTTGGATTTAAGGTTGGGTATTTGA
- the LOC126585362 gene encoding pentatricopeptide repeat-containing protein At2g17140-like, whose translation MDPTASLAKALFNNTNNPKLAWHLFKRIISSPTSSSSSSDLPLRSLPVIARILIDSKMHREIDSLHQLLLLSQPLETLRPCLVSLVRILAKSNLPDKAVAHFKSLRSRFPDKPPSVYLYNLLLESSLRENNVDFVLWLYKDMIFSGIKPETFTFNLLIWALCESDCLDDAREVFDKMRDKGCQPNEYSVGILVRGYCRAGLAGRGLEVLDEVRSCNVFPNKVVYNTLISSFCKQGRTDEAEKLVERMREDGLFPDAVTFNSRISALCSAGKILEASRIFRDMRVDDQGLGLPQPNVVTYNLMLQGFCKEGMLEEAEALLKSMEKAGDFINLESYNIWLLGLVRKGKLLEARLVLQEMVDKGIEPSIYSYNIVINGLCKSGMLRDARTVMSLMERKNISPDTVTYSTLLHGFCSKGKVIEANNILHEMMTNNCFPNTHTCNTLLHSLWKEGRTSEAEELLKKMNERGYGLDTVTCNIVIDGLCKDGKLDKAIEIVSGMWTHGSAALGNLGNSFIGLVDDSNKGKKCSPDLITYSTIIGGLCKAGRLDEAKKKFVEMLGKNLPPDSVIYDMFIRSFCEQGRISSAFRVLKDMEKKGCNKSIQTYNSLILGLGSKKQIFEIYGLMDEMRERGVPPDVRTYNNMMKSLCEGERVRDATSLLDEMLQKGISPDISTFRILIEAFCKGCDFGAAHEVFDIALSVCGHKEALYSLMFNELLAGGEIWNAKELFEVALDRYFYLGNFNYKDLIDRLCKDEKLEDASSILLTMKNKGYGFDPASFLPVIDGLGKRGNKHEADELAERMMEMETEGRVTDKVYRNERETSSRKPNNTCRSDWQTIVHRDDGSGIAMKTLKRVQKGWGRENLTSLQPHTNEFIEY comes from the exons ATGGACCCAACCGCCTCTCTCGCCAAAGCTTTGTTCAACAACACCAACAATCCCAAGCTCGCGTGGCACCTCTTCAAGCGCATCATCTCCTCCCCCacctcctcctcatcctcctccgaTCTCCCCCTCCGCTCCCTCCCCGTCATTGCCCGTATCCTTATCGACTCCAAAATGCACCGCGAAATTGACAGCCTTCACcagctcctcctcctctctcaaCCCCTCGAAACCCTTCGCCCTTGCCTCGTTTCGCTCGTGCGGATCTTGGCCAAGTCGAATCTCCCCGATAAAGCCGTTGCCCATTTCAAATCCCTCCGCAGCCGCTTCCCTGATAAGCCCCCCTCTGTGTATTTGTATAATTTGCTTCTCGAGTCCTCTCTCAGGGAGAACAATGTAGATTTCGTCTTGTGGCTGTATAAGGATATGATCTTCTCCGGGATTAAGCCCGAAACTTTTACTTTTAACCTTTTGATTTGGGCATTGTGTGAATCGGATTGTTTGGATGATGCCCGCGAGGTGTTTGATAAAATGCGTGACAAGGGTTGTCAACCGAATGAGTACAGTGTTGGGATTTTGGTTCGCGGGTATTGTCGAGCTGGGCTTGCTGGCAGAGGTTTGGAGGTTTTGGATGAGGTGAGGAGTTGTAATGTTTTTCCGAATAAGGTTGTGTATAATACTTTGATTTCTAGCTTCTGTAAACAAGGAAGGACTGATGAGGCCGAGAAGTTGGTAGAGAGGATGAGAGAGGATGGATTGTTTCCGGATGCCGTTACTTTCAATTCTAGGATTTCGGCTCTCTGCAGCGCAGGGAAAATCCTTGAAGCTTCTAGAATATTTAGAGATATGCGTGTTGATGATCAAGGGTTGGGGCTGCCTCAACCTAATGTTGTAACATATAATTTGATGTTGCAAGGATTTTGCAAGGAAGGGATGCTAGAGGAAGCAGAGGCATTGCTCAAATCTATGGAAAAGGCtggtgattttattaatttagagAGTTATAACATATGGTTGTTGGGTCTGGTCAGGAAAGGGAAGCTCTTAGAGGCACGATTGGTTCTTCAAGAGATGGTAGATAAAGGCATAGAACCCAGTATTTACTCATACAACATTGTGATAAATGGGTTATGTAAAAGCGGGATGCTCCGTGATGCAAGAACGGTGATGAGTctaatggaaagaaaaaatatttCCCCTGATACGGTGACCTACAGTACTTTACTTCATGGTTTCTGCAGTAAAGGTAAGGTAATTGAGGCCAACAATATCCTACATGAGATGATGACGAATAACTGCTTCCCAAATACTCATACTTGCAACACTTTGCTGCATAGCCTATGGAAGGAGGGAAGGACATCAGAAGCAGAGGAGCTTCTGAAAAAGATGAATGAGAGAGGTTATGGCTTAGATACTGTGACCTGCAATATTGTGATTGATGGTTTGTGCAAAGATGGGAAATTGGACAAAGCAATTGAAATTGTGAGCGGGATGTGGACTCATGGAAGTGCGGCTCTTGGAAACTTAGGGAACTCCTTTATTGGCCTGGTTGACGATAGTAATAAAGGGAAGAAATGCAGCCCTGATTTGATCACGTATTCAACCATAATTGGTGGGTTATGCAAGGCTGGGAGACTTGATGAAGCGAAGAAGAAGTTCGTGGAGATGTTGGGGAAAAATTTGCCCCCTGATTCAGTGATTTATGATATGTTTATACGTAGTTTTTGTGAGCAAGGAAGGATATCATCTGCATTCCGGGTGTTGAAGGACATGGAGAAGAAAGGTTGCAACAAGAGCATTCAAACTTATAATTCACTAATCCTGGGATTAGGGAGTAAAAAGCAAATATTTGAAATATATGGACTGATGGATGAGATGAGAGAAAGAGGAGTCCCCCCTGATGTGCGCACTTATAATAATATGATGAAAAGTCTCTGTGAAGGAGAGAGAGTCAGAGATGCCACATCTCTTTTAGATGAAATGCTGCAGAAGGGCATATCCCCGGACATATCTACCTTCAGAATATTGATTGAAGCTTTCTGCAAGGGATGTGATTTTGGAGCCGCGCATGAGGTATTCGACATTGCTTTAAGTGTATGTGGCCACAAGGAAGCTTTGTATAGTTTGATGTTCAATGAGTTGCTCGCTGGAGGGGAAATATGGAATGCTAAAGAGCTATTTGAAGTCGCATTAGACAGGTATTTTTATCTTGGGAATTTTAACTACAAAGATCTCATTGACAGACTTTGCAAGGATGAAAAGTTAGAGGATGCTAGCAGCATTCTTCTCACAATGAAGAATAAAGGATACGGATTTGATCCAGCATCATTCCTGCCCGTAATTGATGGCTTAGGTAAAAGGGGAAATAAGCACGAGGCGGATGAACTTGCAGAGAGAATGATGGAAATGGAAACAGAGGGTAGGGTAACAGATAAGGTTTACCGAAATGAGAGGGAAACAAGTAGTCGAAAACCAAATAACACCTGCAGAAGTGATTGGCAGACCATAGTGCACAG agatGATGGCAGTGGAATAGCAATGAAAACCCTCAAGCGGGTACAGAAAGGCTGGGGTCGAGAGAATCTAACGAGTTTGCAGCCCCACACAAATGAATTTATCGAATATTGA